Genomic segment of Arctopsyche grandis isolate Sample6627 chromosome 3, ASM5162203v2, whole genome shotgun sequence:
tatattgagtttttttctattgaaacatgtttattgaaatagttttctggccacactattttttgttttcgtttaaaagggttaattggaagtatgctgaactttaaatcggaaAAATTGCAAGCAAAAAGcttgtactagtatttacacgaatatgaattgaattaatagggataatatattaaattgtctatatatgaaaatttaataaaattccacttaaaaaaaacatatttcgactattcttgtggattaataacaaaaattctattgataactggcttacctcgattatgattttttgatttttctgcgtggaattttatttaattctcatataaaaacaattgaatatattatccccattaattcaattcagattcgtgtaaatacgagtaaatactagtacgagcttttatctcgcaattttaccgatttaaaattcagcacacttccaattaacccttttaaacgaaaacaaaaaatattgtggccagaacactattgcaataaacatgtttcaatagaaaaaactcagtataaaatagtattaacagtgggaaaaaatcccaagtgaaaatacgtacttttgacttttgatttgaactagacgactacttagagatatttgaaagctgaaaagtactacaaatgaaagataaaataccagactatagattccaatatttattttgaacaggaaattgacagattttgagacatcgaccgaacaacaccaagatatagaaaaatcgcgcgaattaaaaaacacatatatctccgaatttcgagcttatcaacattttttattaccagattcgtgtttattgggcatagatctataaggaaagtcatatcttgtctctgaaccaaaaaaacgtcgtcatttgtcgaacagtgttatccaCAAACAATGCGgcttttaacttttttaaatcttttacaAATCGGCGCATATAAAATGCCGCGCAAAACGTACAAGCTTGAATCGTATATTTTAGGCACATCGTTTCATAAGATTCgatttaatcaatatttgtaCAGAAATGTCAGACAAAGAAACACCACAACATGAGAGAAAGTAAGAAAGTCCATGTTTCAATTGATAAATCCAACGATGCTGATACTTTTTTTCCTGCTATGACATGTAATCACATTCGATACCCAAGACATTTAAATGTCAGCAAGCAACGTTTGCCGTTTGAAATAAAGTTCGTCGGATCGGAATCTTAGAAGGTGCGTTTTGGCGCGCGCGCCACACCTTTAGAAGCGTTCGTCGACAAAAATTTGGTTTAGGGAGATTAATTTTTTGCTCTGGCATTTTTTTTCTCGCTGTGGGCCGATAGGTATGCGCTGAGAGTTGtggcaaaaaaaatcaatggGTTTCGAGTGTTTATTATTGTGGTACAAATAATCTGCTCTGCATGTTGCCACTAATGGCCATATAATAATTACAGGATAGTAATTCCAGGTCTATTGAAATACCATGGGATACACTGGAAAAAATTTTCAACTAAAAAAGATTTGATATGCCGCGTATGTAGAACTTAATGCTAGTTATTATATCCATAATTATTCCATCAAAACTTCATAGATCATTATATTTACTCAGGTGCGTAactagaaattttgggcccgtaagcaaaaaatcatcaaggcccccccccccttgaatGTTTAAATCGAAATACCAAATTTTTGGTTTCGCAACgcagtattaataaaaataaaattattgttaatatttaggtacataatataatttcctTGATTTAACTCACCTATTTTAAAATGTCTTCTTTCGAATCTTAATGTTTGCAAGATCATGCATTAGTTGTTTGTGATCCATTTTGGCTGCTTCTTCTATGTGCTCCATTGTAAGCAAAGATagttcattaagagggctgtacacccgaaaccttaattttgttgccgttcctttcttcgatatatatattgagtgaatgtgacaatatatatcaatatatatattgaatgaatgcgacagttgcgcttcgaccagataatacgtattttaaatcgaggtttcgtattctcctattttctcctccaaaactagagcaatttttaaaaaaatgtcatcatcggtatgagaacgatattttctgtgcatctatcggcatattttttttttaaatcgaccgttaaataaccacgctagactcttttcgtgggtgtaaaaaagaggcgattttatagatgtttggcggctcctatctcctataaaaaataattaatcaaaaaataaaacgatagatgcaccccaatggtggatatccatagcatattaaaaaataatttctctagtgccataattgaggaagggagaagtgtaatacgtttgtatggacaaggcgctggtgtccagccctcttaagtctgGTTTGACCgatcgaatttattttgtaatctttaattatttttaatttattgaattttctttCTACAATAACCACAGTTACCGGAAGAGTAAACAATAACATGAATGTGGTATATACTTCTGAAAAATCACTCCACAAACAACTGTACTTGATAATAAGTAATTCTGAAAATTGCCTTATCATTATTGTTTCGGAAAGATCtttctttattaataaaagtacatgtgtaaattgagattcgaattgatctgagaaaacttctggatatttttttctgaGATTCAAACAATGGTCTGGAGTATCTTTTTCCGGCATATTAATAATTGTCCCAGGTTTAAGAAAACCGAAATAGTTTTTCACTACCTGCATTCCCGCAAAACGTGTCTTAATTTGAACAgttattttgtcgatttatggCCCCCTATCCCTGTGGGCCCGTAAGCATTGCTTGCCCCCGCTAcatagtagttacgccactgtaaTTTACTGTGTTTTCAATGGTGgtagttgaatatattttacatgGCAGCAACACTTGgcccaaaataaataaacacactgaaaaaacaaatgaatgaaaaatattcaacttgaaatttttgaatgaaattataaattaataaaaaaatatatatatgtatttcgaaatcacacagggaagaacagcacgtcgtgtgcttggctcctcGCTGTGGGggttctacatttcttcaaatatgggataggtaaaccgttatcgatcattgtcaagcaaggataaaattttaccgaaaacactccagggagtgATTTTAGGATGGTTTGTGCTGGGCGTGACATGAATATTTGCAAGGCATGTCACATtcttttcgcatgtttaaaagtatctaaaaaaaccatgtgccgcgttccttcctgtgtgatttcgccctaatgcGTGTGCTGCGTTTGGATTTCGTTAGGGctcgggccgcaccgtgcgacttgcgagcgacttggttgagggcgaccagaggtagatgggacatgctacacccgtcaacttgtttgtcgcacacatttccatacattttttcgtgtcgcgcaacttgtcggccgacaaagttgcacggtgcggcccggcccttaataTGCTCcgtctctttctccccttggaattgTATATCGTGGTGGAAAGAAACAGAACTTGGTGAGTGTTTACTCGTTGAAGTACTCACtaaccatgctccgtctctctctctttctccacttggaatcgtatatcatggaaagagacgcggcatatcacttcaTTCACATGAGtggccgacaaaaacaaaataattttttttcaaaaaaaattaatttaattttaaattattaattccgttgatccaaattgcgatattttaccgagtgcgcaattatgtgcacacaggccactagtaaattaataaagaaatacatatttcaatgcataatatagtatattatatttttacaacaaaattaaattacaatttactgataataaacatttataaaaatatacacatcatAGTACAaattattttcttcattttattATCGGACAAATGCGGCAATCTGAAAATGATTATTCGTATCACAACTTGCTTTTGCTCCAATTTTGAAGAATTTCAGCAGCCTTTTGCAGGTTTTCGTCtttctaaaatttcaaaaaattcgaatttgaatcAACAAAACAATCAAAAAGTCTAAATTCATTATGGAAAAGTAATCTACATACCTTAATGAAACAGTATCGAACGTAATCTTCAGCTAAATTTTTGTTGCCTTCGCTGTAAAACGCACTCGGTGGGATTCCTTGCAAGCCTACATTCTTCGTCATATACTTAGTGAACCTATAATCCTTATACTTATCAGTTTCTTTACTAAGGTCGACCTTGTTAGctgaaagtaaaaaaacaaacaaatttgtTTTGAATACGTTATTATTAAGTGTCGCAAATAATAAAGGAAATATGTTTCCATTTATATCCCCCTTTGTAATTACCGATACCACTTTTCAAAATAGGAACCGGTTTAACACAATGGAAGAGTACAAGACACTAAGCAACAATATAAATGGCCGAATACAACTGTGCAAACTTTTCCATATTACGCTGTACAAACAGAACGTTTAATTTCCATTGACGGTAAATATTGATAGGCAACGAACGTACCGAGCTTTGACCAGTCGGCCACCATGAAGTATCCACCTTCAGGAATGGTTGGATTCATGCCGACATCAGTCAGGAATTTCGCCATGAAGTCACGTTTAGATTCGAGCTCGGCGGGAAGAGAGTAGAAGTAGCATTCCGGTGAGTCGAGTCGGTTTAACTCCAGCTCGAACCCTCTACCTACAGCTTCCTGTATGGTGGTATTGCAAGTGTACACACAATTTTGATGGACCACTTGGAGATTCTTCATTAGATTCTCCGGACCGTACGCCCATCCTGTTTTCCATCCCGTTACTGAAAACGTTTTGCCTGCTGAACCAATAGTAATGGTTCTTTCCCACATACCAGGCAAAGTTgctaaattgaaattttgtattattaatcgtataattttaatatacaatataataaatgaacaaaataATTACCCATTCTAATATGTTTATGTGGTTTATATACAAGCCATTCGTATACTTCATCTGATATACACATAACATTGAACTTTTTGCATAGATTTGCAATCATTTCCAActcttttatattgaaaacttttCCCAACGGATTGTGAGGAGTATTTACAATGATGGCTTTagttttttcattgaaaagcgCTGTTAATTCCTTCTCATCTAGGACCCAATCAGATGACGAAATTACACCATCTTTTTTgctctaaaaatataaaaacagttattgtaacaaatatatatatatatatatatatatatatatatatatatatatatatatatatatacactagtgttgtgcccgatgaaatatcatcgcatgggttattcCATATTaatctattaattaaaaaaaaattacaagaaatgtgtcggtcctgtgctCGATCTTATACCTTTTaataataccttttaaatgtatttgatttaatatttatatttaatggtttaatatgaaaataaaaatggtaaaaactacctacctacctacatatgtataaacaatataatgtaaatagttttttgagctctttttcctattatgctgtagattaacattagaataatataatactatgattactaaccaaattaaattaaattgtaaaatagaaaatgaacagtagatcagtagctattaaaatagatgtaatatgtattgtgaacataattttgtaataataaaaagcatttaaaaatcaaaataaacaatataaaaattaattaattaaataaattttcaatagatggcgttaAATTCTCAGACTTATTTCCCTAGAGAAAATATTGGTAGCAaccagtatatatagaagttttttgttgatctgttattatgttcgtattatattcgtacgttttctTGAAAGTGTTCTAACTgtgatgtacctacatatgtcgaatcgaaacgactattatagtatgatgagcgttatcgcacacagataCACAGATAAATAGCATAgcgctattatgtatgtatgtatgtatatgtacaataaaaattaaaaaaaaacgtaaaaataattCACCGGTCTCAATGGAATAAATCGGGGAGTTCCGCCTGCCATACGAACCATCGGATCATAACAATCAAAGAATGGCTCAATAATTATTACTTCATCGCCTTTATCTACGTGacctaaaaataatatatatttatgttaataaatacaattgACATGATAATATCTGTATAAATACCAATATAATTACCTAAAATTGTAGAAAAGAGTGCTTCGTACGCTCCAGCTGTAACAAGAACTTCAGTATTGGCATTTATATTTCTACCGACCAACTTGGAATAGAGTTTAGATAGAGCGTTAACCAAACGTGGATGGCCCTAAacaaaacaaatcacgattaatttattaaaaaacatacacttgtattgatttattatacaattcTTACGAATCCTCTGGTGTACTGATTGAGAAGAACATCGGGACCGATGGCGACTTCCGACAAAGCTTTACAAACGTAATCCGGGGCTGCAAAATCGGGAAAACCTTGTCCCAAATTTAGCGGCTTATAGTCCAACGCCAATTGAATGTATTCAaccctataaataaataaaatcataaaattaacaACTCAGTTCTACGTAAGATTTGCTATGTTTCAAACGCAATAAAAACATAAGATAAGAGAACGATTTGATATTTAAACAATCTTGCTATTTGTAACGCAAACACTTgtacaaaacaaaaattgtacaaaatatttttcatataaaaatctttATACAATTTGATTGCGTAAAAGATTCACTATCaagttgaatatatgtatgacatAAAGGTCAATTCATTTCTCTTATCGAAACTTGAAAATACTGATTAATAAAACATTCAAGTTTCGACGTACCATACGCTTTTTTCACCACCTCCAAATCGGTCCGGCAAGGAGAATTTTTCACCACTCATAATGACTGAAGATGTGCTTATGTTACGGGAATGATTTAGTAGATTTCCTGTAGAACAGACTAATCTAGTGAAGTCCTTTAGTTTAGTAACACGACTTAGcatctgaaaaataaaacatacataagcatatcattttttttaatcttttattCCAATTCAATGAATTCATGTAttcgtggctcggtggttgggtttatgtttagcatcgagaggttaccgggttcaatcccgtgttaaactttaatgctgctgatcatacttgaatatttgaagtcgatcgtttcctttcattcCGTTTGAGtttgatcagagtttgccaatttatctgatttcatttttaaaatggttcctccatcaaattggcaaaaactatcctatccgctatgtcacaaatatctgaatttgatttacatatgttcaatatgtaaaaaattatgtacaagtctaaatccatagatgtctcaatggattaattaattgttaatttcgtgtacttcagcctctcgaaatacagcgatttggTTCGGTcatactagtcaaatgtgaaccggtcacaggacaaccggtcgctctagatcggtcacacgtgatcacccatcacactaaaactggtcacgaaaaaactggtcacaccctaaaatcggtcaaccagttttctcgtgaccgattttagggtgtgaccagttttagtgtgacgggtgatcacgtgtgaccgatctagagcgaccggttgtcctgtgactggtttatatatgactagtagtccgtttaccagcgatttatgtaataaaaaatgctgcaatgtttgtaattaattgtctagaaaggcgcattggggtttacctactaggccttcctggtaggatttttctattttttacatatatctatgtaaaaaataaaaaatgctgttaaataaatatgttactaccatttaaataaataaaatataagactAGCTTAAAGTGCtagtaagtattatatatattcaatcactttatataactcataaataaatagattttatataaaataaatagtttttaaataaattttttaaattaaaaaaaaaacaagagaactttttcatacaaacataaatcAATACAGAGTCAACAGAACTATAACGATGGTGTAATACATAGGAAGTATAAacgtttgaaataattaaatagtattaaattatattataaaatgatttcTACTTCATTGATAAGAGCattgatacaaataaaaaaattgcgcaataatttccatgaaaaaaatgaaaaacatatGGCAGAAGGCAAAGTTCACTAGGACCAAAACGTCGTACGGTGATATTTTGAATTTCCCTCCAAAACCGGTTTTCCGCGAGAATCGCAGCTGTCAAACCGGCCGGCGAATATCGCAAGGTTATCGAGGGGAAAGTACAGAATGTTCGGAAATAATTGCACGAATCATACCTTGTTGTGACGTTTTCGACGTACGAGAAAACTATTGAATAATTGTGGTAATGTTGACTGCGGAAGGTCACGAACATAACCTGTGTGACGTCAAATGAAAATCGTACTTACGTGTCGGGCGACGAGTGCGGCTGTCCGGCTGTCACTGTTGATTCAATGGATCTCCAGGCTGGTTACAACTACTATCTAGGTCCTCAACAACTGCTCCAAATGACCCGAGATAAACACGCTTCCGCTTCAATAAATCTCCAGATGGATGTGCAACTGTTCATTTAACTATTCACAACCAAAAAAATTGTGAGGTTCAATAACCTGTTCTAAGCGATCGATGAATGTACACAGCAGATGGATGTATGGatatgggttcggtgattattccgcaaaaagcgatcttgcgcaagtcactaaactctcgatcacggaacatctggcacccaaaaactccatcaatcgaaatccATTcgcgcgaaatattgtactaacgacaactcaagtgccagatgttccgtgatccgAGGTTTTAGTGACTAGCGCGAGAATGATCCATTTACAATGGATATGACAcaacgttttaaaaaaataatggaaaattttatcTTCCTTCTCCTCCTCTCTGAGAGTTACCAAGTTACGAGAGCTGTAATAATGCACTAGCGTTACTCTAtgctttaattataattaaacgtTTTTCTTTGAATTTGCATGAACAGACACGCCAAAAAGTCATATAATGATATCATTTGCACAACTTAatatccactattttttttgactatCCAATCTGTCTTCGTAAAGTTCTCTAAAAATTCTTAAGACAGCCACAAAATATGTTTTTGCTTAGTAAAGAAAAATCATCATGGCGTCAATTCTGGAAGATCCTCAGTCATGGTTTCTATAAGCTGAATATTCATTGAGACAAAAAGAGCACTGTAGAAATATAATCTTTCAACAAGATTGTCGTATAAAATGCTTTTCCATTTAAGCATtggtatgaaaaaattaaacttaactTAGAGTTTGAAAAGCACTGACGACAATCTAACAAAAAAGTTCATtaagataattatttttttattggggTCATGTACTTGACTTATCAGtcaaatttattgataattACATGATGCAATgatttacttaaaaataaaatgatgcatATATCGATTCTATTGTAACAGAGTAACActtcttttatatacaaatcGGACCCAGAAAAACATAATCCAattagtggcgtgcggtgaaattctttctatttttgtcgtacagccttacttgatgtgcgcgagcaggatataagaggaacagcctgttcctcttgtatcctgctcacgcacatTAAGTaaagctgtacgacaaaaagagagagaatttcaccgcatgccactgaatCTAATAATAATTGTCAAGTAAACAATGATTCATTAAATGTGGTAGTATATCATTATCAGCGTTAGCCCCCCTTTACATGGGCAGGATGGATTAGATCGGCATTGAACCATCGCCGGGCACTAGGCGCTGTGTTATATGGATGGATATGCAACGATTTAAATGGGCCGGATCCGGATGAATCCTAACTGGTGGATTCATCTGGCCCATCTGAAGCATTGCATACCTAACCATACAACACAGTACCAGTAACCGGCGCAGGCACGGTGCCAGTCTAATCCATCCTGTCCGTGTAAAGGGGAGCCTAGTGTAATTTGTGATTTTGTGGTGGTTTATATCCTGCgaacagattttttttcaatgacagCCTGTATAGTTACATTTACAcgtgtaaaatttcaaaactttcataatacatatactgtgaaaaatattttagtattaaaatttgatttattaatcgtatttatttatttaagtaatacTATCAGTCATATATTATAgtggtttgatttattttaagcaTTTAGTAAATGTTAGTATGGCCGTGTATAACAATTTTATGCTGCAAAATAGAAGGACGTACAAATAGTTGTTTTGTATGCGCATGGTGTTGACACTTCAGTTGATGCACAACAGCTGATAGGGTGTGTTGCTCCTTGATAATTGCATCTCACCAAACGCCAGGATGGCTGGCAGCCAGGATACCGGTGGAAGTAACGAAGAGAGACGCGTGGCAGCAATCGCTGCCATCGTCAGGGAAGTTTGGGACGCCGCTAAAGCTGGACGGCCAGTGAAGATTGCCCGCGTGGCCGCAC
This window contains:
- the Kyat gene encoding kynurenine aminotransferase; protein product: MLSRVTKLKDFTRLVCSTGNLLNHSRNISTSSVIMSGEKFSLPDRFGGGEKSVWVEYIQLALDYKPLNLGQGFPDFAAPDYVCKALSEVAIGPDVLLNQYTRGFGHPRLVNALSKLYSKLVGRNINANTEVLVTAGAYEALFSTILGHVDKGDEVIIIEPFFDCYDPMVRMAGGTPRFIPLRPSKKDGVISSSDWVLDEKELTALFNEKTKAIIVNTPHNPLGKVFNIKELEMIANLCKKFNVMCISDEVYEWLVYKPHKHIRMATLPGMWERTITIGSAGKTFSVTGWKTGWAYGPENLMKNLQVVHQNCVYTCNTTIQEAVGRGFELELNRLDSPECYFYSLPAELESKRDFMAKFLTDVGMNPTIPEGGYFMVADWSKLANKVDLSKETDKYKDYRFTKYMTKNVGLQGIPPSAFYSEGNKNLAEDYVRYCFIKKDENLQKAAEILQNWSKSKL